In Hwangdonia lutea, a single window of DNA contains:
- a CDS encoding glycosyltransferase has product MKRILHIVGTMDRAGAETMVMNLYRAIDKSKYQFDFVYFTHKSCAYDDEIKELGGVIYRIPQHSAIIRTYRLYQLLKKNRQFYAVHCHQLLANASHQFAAFFAGMPIRISHAHSTQDIYNTNFIRNLYQKASKVLISWLSTDFIACGLEASNFLFPRQESILYIPNAIDVSKFINSEKKKTQNFFNINSIKNNTIIISQIGRFMPVKNHEFSIKFAFYLKQNNIDFHMMFAGSGHLENSLKQLVAKMGLSNNITFLGVREDIDLVLANSNLLLMPSLYEGFPVILVESQAAGTPALISNGISNEVDLGLGLVQFCDLKSPNEEWLGLMQNILKKERVSPFERNKVLKSKGFDIDVSVKLLEKLYSGNKS; this is encoded by the coding sequence ATGAAGCGGATTTTACATATAGTTGGCACAATGGATAGGGCCGGAGCTGAGACTATGGTAATGAATTTATATAGAGCTATTGACAAAAGTAAGTACCAGTTTGATTTTGTTTACTTTACCCATAAATCTTGCGCTTACGACGATGAAATAAAAGAACTTGGAGGTGTAATTTATAGAATACCACAACATAGCGCCATAATCAGAACTTATAGGTTATACCAATTATTAAAAAAAAACAGACAGTTTTATGCCGTACATTGTCATCAATTGCTAGCAAACGCGTCACACCAATTTGCTGCATTTTTTGCAGGTATGCCCATTAGGATATCACATGCACATTCAACCCAAGATATTTATAATACAAACTTTATTAGAAATTTATATCAAAAAGCTTCGAAAGTATTAATTTCTTGGCTATCTACAGACTTTATAGCTTGTGGTTTAGAAGCTAGCAACTTTTTATTTCCTAGGCAAGAAAGTATTTTATATATTCCCAATGCCATAGACGTTTCAAAGTTTATAAATTCTGAAAAAAAGAAAACTCAAAATTTTTTTAATATTAATAGTATTAAGAACAATACTATAATAATATCACAAATCGGGAGGTTTATGCCCGTGAAAAACCATGAATTTTCCATAAAATTTGCGTTTTATTTAAAGCAAAACAATATAGACTTTCATATGATGTTTGCAGGATCTGGCCATTTAGAAAACAGCCTAAAACAATTAGTAGCTAAAATGGGTTTATCCAATAATATTACTTTTTTAGGAGTTAGAGAAGATATTGATTTGGTTTTAGCCAATTCAAACTTACTTTTAATGCCATCGCTATACGAAGGTTTCCCTGTAATATTAGTCGAATCACAAGCGGCAGGAACTCCAGCGCTCATTTCAAATGGTATTTCTAATGAGGTAGATTTGGGATTGGGCTTAGTACAGTTTTGTGACCTAAAATCACCAAACGAAGAATGGCTAGGTTTAATGCAAAATATACTTAAAAAAGAACGTGTTAGTCCATTTGAGAGAAATAAGGTATTAAAATCCAAAGGGTTTGATATTGATGTAAGTGTAAAGCTATTGGAGAAGCTTTATAGTGGCAATAAAAGTTAA
- a CDS encoding EpsG family protein translates to MLFVCIITFFHTLVLKPIEPKTFSFNRNAALFLLITLLIYIGFRPIHGIFIDMTTYAHIFKRYLNGTYVIDSDYGFSYFLLFCTKTMTLEMFFFVCACVYIIPLYIASRNWFPKHYFFAFLLFVGSFSFWAYGVNGIRNGMATSLFVLAMSYYKKNTSLMVLFFFLSYSFHTSMLLPIAAFCCTFFVTDTKKYYFFYILSIALSVSMGGIWENIFASIGFGDDRFSTYLTSANSSTSKFASTGFRYDFLIYSAAPIILSRYYKYVSGYKSAIYDHVLHTYIIANGFWIMIIRANFSNRFAYLSWFLMAVVVIYPLLDKNIWTNQFKKIGYVILIYYAFTYGMFMYYAFK, encoded by the coding sequence ATGTTATTTGTTTGTATAATAACTTTTTTTCATACTCTAGTTTTAAAGCCTATAGAGCCCAAAACATTTTCATTTAATAGAAATGCCGCATTATTTTTACTCATTACACTACTGATATATATTGGGTTTCGTCCCATACATGGTATATTTATTGATATGACTACCTATGCTCATATCTTTAAAAGGTATTTAAATGGTACTTATGTGATTGATAGCGATTACGGGTTCTCTTATTTTTTACTCTTTTGTACAAAAACCATGACATTGGAAATGTTCTTTTTTGTTTGTGCCTGTGTTTACATTATCCCGTTATATATAGCAAGTAGAAATTGGTTTCCCAAGCATTATTTTTTTGCATTTTTGCTTTTTGTTGGGTCTTTTTCTTTTTGGGCCTATGGGGTAAACGGGATTAGAAATGGCATGGCCACTTCTCTATTTGTGCTCGCCATGTCCTATTATAAAAAAAACACATCCTTAATGGTCTTGTTTTTTTTCTTGTCTTATTCTTTTCACACCAGTATGCTTTTGCCAATAGCTGCATTTTGCTGTACATTTTTCGTTACTGATACGAAAAAATATTATTTCTTTTATATATTATCTATTGCTCTTTCGGTAAGCATGGGTGGCATTTGGGAAAATATTTTTGCGAGTATCGGATTTGGAGATGACCGGTTTTCTACTTATTTAACATCGGCTAATTCTAGCACTAGTAAATTTGCATCGACAGGGTTTAGGTACGATTTTTTAATTTACAGCGCAGCTCCAATAATTTTATCTAGATATTACAAATACGTAAGTGGCTATAAAAGTGCTATTTACGACCATGTTTTACATACATACATTATTGCAAATGGGTTTTGGATTATGATTATTAGAGCAAATTTTTCTAATAGGTTTGCTTATTTGTCATGGTTCTTAATGGCTGTAGTTGTTATTTATCCATTATTAGATAAAAATATATGGACAAATCAATTTAAAAAAATAGGGTATGTAATTTTAATATATTACGCATTTACCTATGGTATGTTTATGTATTACGCTTTTAAATAA
- a CDS encoding glycosyltransferase family 2 protein, whose product MGITIGLPFYNAEDYLELSIKSVFAQTYTDWELILMDDGSTDKSLEIAKSINDPRVRVYSDGKNKKLAARLNDIVGLAKYEYLARMDADDLMSTTRLEKQYNLLKNNPGLDLISTGTVSIANDLTYLGSRGADVSNISFMDLLLKRSSPLHASILGRTAWFKRNAYNESLKIAQDYDLWLRSSKKNDFKLKIISDLLYYYREENNATPKKVLAAYKNERVMYKKYSGNAFYILWLKSKFKSIVVSVITFLNKEDILLKRRSHNNTNSTDKDNYLSEVELIKKTKLPTY is encoded by the coding sequence ATGGGAATTACTATTGGTCTTCCTTTTTATAATGCTGAAGATTACCTTGAGCTTTCGATAAAATCAGTATTTGCTCAAACATACACGGATTGGGAATTGATACTAATGGATGATGGTTCTACAGACAAATCTCTGGAAATTGCCAAATCAATTAATGATCCCCGAGTTCGTGTTTACTCAGATGGGAAAAACAAAAAACTAGCCGCAAGGTTAAACGATATAGTCGGTTTAGCAAAATATGAATACTTAGCCAGAATGGACGCCGACGACTTAATGTCTACTACGAGATTAGAAAAGCAATATAACTTATTAAAAAACAATCCCGGTCTTGATTTAATTAGCACAGGTACCGTGTCTATAGCCAATGACCTAACTTATCTAGGGTCAAGGGGTGCTGATGTATCAAATATATCTTTTATGGATTTGCTATTAAAAAGATCCTCCCCATTACATGCAAGTATTCTTGGAAGAACAGCGTGGTTTAAAAGAAATGCTTATAATGAATCTTTAAAAATTGCTCAAGATTATGATTTATGGTTAAGATCAAGTAAAAAAAATGATTTTAAACTAAAAATTATTTCAGACTTATTATATTATTACAGAGAAGAAAACAATGCGACCCCTAAAAAAGTATTGGCTGCATACAAAAATGAAAGGGTGATGTATAAAAAATATTCAGGCAATGCATTTTATATATTATGGCTAAAATCTAAGTTTAAATCAATAGTAGTTTCGGTTATAACATTTTTAAATAAAGAAGATATTTTATTGAAGAGAAGAAGTCATAATAATACAAATTCAACAGATAAAGACAACTATTTGTCCGAAGTTGAATTAATAAAAAAAACGAAACTACCAACCTATTAA
- a CDS encoding polysaccharide deacetylase family protein: MNGKFIISLDYELHWGVFDALPLNAYKSNLLNVNDVVTKLLELSDKYGIKLTFATVGLLFAENKAEIEKHMPDSIPLYDNENLNPFKLLGHIGKNESLDTIHYAKSAINKIKSNNNHEIGTHTFGHYNCLAPGQNTVNFNSDLVAAKKIANSIGVEIKSIVFPKNQVNKNYLEVCKKNGITSYRGNENHVLYNPNPNLKGLKKHLFIIYRFLRLLDSYINISGFNTYPIQNLKPNDLGLVNLPSSRFLRPYVPRLSILEGFKLRRIKKAMKHAAINNELFHLWWHPHNFGANMDENFKNLELIFQEYTSLNKKFNFQSDTMTGLTNKILNTSAIK; this comes from the coding sequence ATGAATGGTAAATTTATTATTTCCTTAGACTACGAATTGCATTGGGGTGTTTTTGATGCACTACCTTTAAATGCTTACAAAAGTAATCTTTTAAATGTTAATGATGTTGTTACAAAGCTATTGGAACTAAGCGATAAATATGGTATAAAATTAACCTTTGCTACCGTTGGCCTACTTTTTGCCGAAAATAAAGCTGAGATAGAAAAGCATATGCCTGATTCTATACCCCTATATGATAATGAAAATTTAAATCCTTTTAAATTACTTGGTCATATAGGAAAAAATGAAAGTTTAGATACTATTCATTATGCAAAATCCGCTATAAATAAAATAAAATCCAATAACAATCATGAAATAGGTACGCATACATTTGGACATTATAATTGTTTAGCCCCGGGACAAAATACTGTAAATTTTAATTCTGATTTAGTTGCAGCTAAAAAAATTGCTAATAGTATAGGGGTTGAAATCAAAAGTATCGTATTTCCAAAAAACCAGGTGAATAAAAATTATCTAGAAGTCTGTAAAAAAAATGGCATTACCTCTTATAGAGGTAATGAAAACCACGTGTTATATAATCCTAATCCGAACCTAAAAGGTCTAAAAAAACATTTATTTATAATTTATAGATTTTTAAGATTATTAGATAGCTATATTAATATAAGTGGCTTTAACACCTACCCGATACAAAATTTAAAACCTAACGATTTAGGGCTAGTAAATTTACCATCTAGCAGGTTTTTAAGGCCTTATGTTCCTCGCTTATCAATTCTCGAAGGCTTCAAGTTACGAAGAATAAAAAAAGCAATGAAGCATGCCGCAATTAATAATGAGCTTTTTCATTTATGGTGGCACCCCCACAATTTTGGCGCTAATATGGATGAAAATTTCAAAAATTTAGAATTAATTTTTCAAGAATATACCTCTTTAAATAAAAAATTCAACTTTCAAAGTGATACTATGACAGGGCTTACAAATAAGATTTTAAATACAAGTGCGATTAAATGA
- a CDS encoding glycosyltransferase family 4 protein has protein sequence MKKKFLIVSTVPTTLNFFGGQINFLNKTFDVELVSSPDDMLYGIAEREGVNAHAVKMVREISLLKDLKSLFQLIVLFKKLKPHIVHGNTPKGGLLSMTASWVARVPRRIYYVHGLRYEGDIGFKRKILKNIERLSCYLATDIISVSHGVKENMAKDSITSKTPHIIGNGSANGINPNKFSRENIEHEGLKEKYNISETDLLFGYVGRLVGDKGINELITVFSELNKTYSHIKLLLVGWYEELLDPLKVHIKQEIISNNNIIAVGGQDDVRPFLNIMDVFVFPSYREGFGVSIMEAAAMDLPVICSNISGCNEIIMEGYNGKLVTAKSKAELSNAMELFINNPEKITEMKGVTRSYVLKKYNQETVWKEALKTYETISFPDK, from the coding sequence ATGAAAAAAAAATTCCTAATAGTTTCTACAGTACCTACTACACTGAATTTCTTTGGTGGTCAAATAAATTTTTTAAATAAAACATTTGATGTGGAGTTGGTGTCGAGTCCTGATGATATGCTATATGGTATAGCCGAACGCGAAGGCGTTAATGCGCACGCCGTAAAAATGGTTAGAGAAATTTCACTTCTTAAAGATTTAAAAAGCCTATTTCAATTAATTGTTTTATTCAAAAAGCTTAAACCGCATATTGTACATGGTAATACACCAAAAGGTGGATTATTAAGTATGACGGCCTCATGGGTTGCGAGAGTACCTCGCAGAATTTATTATGTACACGGACTGCGTTACGAAGGAGATATAGGGTTTAAACGTAAAATCCTAAAAAATATTGAACGCTTATCATGTTATTTAGCAACAGATATAATTTCTGTTAGCCACGGTGTTAAAGAAAATATGGCTAAAGATAGTATCACTAGTAAAACACCTCATATTATTGGGAATGGCAGTGCAAATGGAATTAATCCTAACAAGTTTTCACGTGAAAACATTGAGCATGAAGGTTTAAAAGAAAAATATAATATATCTGAAACCGATTTATTATTTGGGTATGTAGGAAGACTCGTTGGAGATAAAGGTATTAATGAACTAATCACAGTATTTTCAGAACTTAATAAAACCTATAGTCACATAAAATTATTATTGGTTGGTTGGTATGAAGAATTACTGGATCCACTTAAAGTTCATATAAAACAAGAGATTATTAGCAATAATAATATCATTGCAGTAGGCGGTCAAGATGACGTAAGGCCCTTTTTGAACATCATGGATGTTTTTGTTTTTCCCAGCTATCGGGAAGGTTTCGGGGTCTCCATCATGGAGGCAGCGGCAATGGATTTACCAGTGATTTGCTCTAATATTTCTGGGTGTAATGAAATTATTATGGAAGGCTATAATGGTAAACTAGTAACCGCCAAATCTAAGGCGGAGCTATCCAACGCCATGGAACTTTTTATAAATAATCCAGAAAAGATTACAGAAATGAAGGGAGTTACCAGATCGTATGTACTAAAAAAATATAATCAAGAAACCGTTTGGAAAGAAGCTCTTAAAACTTATGAGACTATTAGTTTCCCTGATAAATAG
- a CDS encoding T9SS type A sorting domain-containing protein, protein MRNLYCFLATLVISFTIYAQQTYIPDDNFEQALIDLGYDNVLDNYVQTSTINGITYLDLRFKNISDLTGIEAFVGLTSLNCSFNDISTIDVSNNSSLNTLSCAFNKITTLDLSNNLSLNYLDCGFNNINSLDLSNNSGLTVLYSDYNNLTSLDIRNGGNSGMTDFDARYNPALECISVDNASYSASNWSKKDATASYSNDCDGGVPIDLTYVPDNNFEQALVDLGYDDVLDNYVATANISTVTSLDVANRNIADLTGIEAFSDLSVLNCSNNALTSLDLSGNTFLTWLRCSKNDLTSLDLSANPLLEYLHCALNAIASLDLTNNGLLDNFYGYYNNLTSLDIRNGGNSGMTDFDARYNPALECISVDNASYSASNWSKKDATASYSNDCDGGVPIDLTYVPDNNFEQALVDLGYDDVLDNYVATANISTVTSLDVANRNIADLTGIEAFSDLSVLNCSNNALTSLDLSGNTFLTWLRCSKNDLTSLDLSANPLLEYLHCALNAIASLDLTNNGLLDNFYGYYNNLTSLDIRNGGNSGMTDFDARYNPALECISVDNASYSASNWSKKDATASYSNDCDGGVPIDLTYVPDNNFEQALVDLGYDDVLDNYVATANISTVTSLDVANRNIADLTGIEAFSDLSVLNCSNNALTSLDLSGNTFLTWLRCSKNDLTSLDLSANPLLEYLHCALNAIAILDLTNNGLLDNFYGYYNNLTSLDIRNGGNSGMTDFDARYNPALECISVDNASYSASNWSKKDATASYSNDCNLAGRFSSSNKTAMVSEAALKTNKLVKNGFKIYPNPVNDFLKISLNKGSELIQVNFYNALTQRVLSVKNLSIDVSSLKNGIYFVEVETNKGKLMERIVVK, encoded by the coding sequence ATGAGAAATCTTTATTGTTTTTTAGCCACTTTAGTTATCAGTTTTACCATTTATGCTCAGCAAACTTATATTCCCGATGATAATTTTGAGCAAGCCCTGATCGATTTGGGCTATGATAATGTTTTAGATAACTACGTTCAGACAAGTACCATAAATGGCATTACTTACTTAGATTTAAGATTTAAAAATATTTCGGACTTAACGGGTATTGAAGCGTTTGTAGGATTAACAAGTTTAAATTGTTCTTTTAATGATATTAGTACAATAGATGTTAGCAACAATTCTTCACTTAATACTTTATCATGTGCCTTTAATAAAATAACTACATTAGATTTGAGTAATAATTTAAGTTTAAATTATTTAGATTGTGGTTTTAATAATATTAATAGTTTAGATTTATCTAATAATTCTGGACTAACTGTTTTATATAGCGATTACAACAACCTAACCAGCCTTGATATTCGCAACGGAGGCAATTCGGGCATGACTGATTTTGATGCCCGCTACAATCCTGCATTGGAGTGCATCTCGGTGGACAACGCCTCCTACAGTGCTTCCAACTGGTCCAAAAAAGATGCGACCGCCAGCTATAGCAACGATTGCGATGGTGGCGTACCCATCGACCTTACCTATGTGCCCGACAACAATTTTGAACAGGCCTTGGTAGACCTGGGCTACGACGATGTTTTGGATAATTATGTGGCCACCGCCAATATCAGTACGGTGACCTCTCTAGATGTGGCCAACAGGAACATCGCCGACTTAACCGGGATAGAGGCTTTTTCAGACCTGTCGGTGCTTAACTGCTCGAACAATGCGCTTACCAGCCTAGATTTGAGCGGCAATACTTTTTTGACATGGCTACGCTGCTCCAAGAACGACTTGACCAGTTTGGATTTGAGCGCCAACCCTTTACTTGAGTATTTACATTGTGCCCTTAACGCTATTGCGAGTTTGGACTTGACCAACAACGGGTTATTAGATAATTTCTACGGGTATTACAACAACTTGACCAGCCTCGATATTCGCAACGGAGGCAATTCGGGCATGACTGATTTTGATGCCCGCTACAATCCTGCATTGGAGTGCATCTCGGTGGACAACGCCTCCTACAGTGCTTCCAACTGGTCCAAAAAAGATGCGACCGCCAGCTATAGCAACGATTGCGATGGTGGCGTACCCATCGACCTTACCTATGTGCCCGACAACAATTTTGAACAGGCCTTGGTAGACCTGGGCTACGACGATGTTTTGGATAATTATGTGGCCACCGCCAATATCAGTACGGTGACCTCTCTAGATGTGGCCAACAGGAACATCGCCGACTTAACCGGGATAGAGGCTTTTTCAGACCTGTCGGTGCTTAACTGCTCGAACAATGCGCTTACCAGCCTAGATTTGAGCGGCAATACTTTTTTGACATGGCTACGCTGCTCCAAGAACGACTTGACCAGTTTGGATTTGAGCGCCAACCCTTTACTTGAGTATTTACATTGTGCCCTTAACGCTATTGCGAGTTTGGACTTGACCAACAACGGGTTATTAGATAATTTCTACGGGTATTACAACAACTTGACCAGCCTCGATATTCGCAACGGAGGCAATTCGGGCATGACTGATTTTGATGCCCGCTACAATCCTGCATTGGAGTGCATCTCGGTGGACAACGCCTCCTACAGTGCTTCCAACTGGTCCAAAAAAGATGCGACCGCCAGCTATAGCAACGATTGCGATGGTGGCGTACCCATCGACCTTACCTATGTGCCCGACAACAATTTTGAACAGGCCTTGGTAGACCTGGGCTACGACGATGTTTTGGATAATTATGTGGCCACCGCCAATATCAGTACGGTGACCTCTCTAGATGTGGCCAACAGGAACATCGCCGACTTAACCGGGATAGAGGCTTTTTCAGACCTGTCGGTGCTTAACTGCTCGAACAATGCGCTTACCAGCCTAGATTTGAGCGGCAATACTTTTTTGACATGGCTACGCTGCTCCAAGAACGACTTGACCAGTTTGGATTTGAGCGCCAACCCTTTACTTGAGTATTTACATTGTGCCCTTAACGCTATTGCGATTTTGGACTTGACCAACAACGGGTTATTAGATAATTTCTATGGGTATTACAACAACCTGACCAGCCTCGATATTCGCAACGGAGGCAATTCGGGCATGACTGATTTTGATGCCCGCTACAATCCTGCATTGGAGTGCATCTCGGTGGACAACGCCTCCTACAGTGCTTCCAACTGGTCCAAAAAAGATGCGACCGCCAGCTATAGCAACGATTGTAATTTAGCAGGACGGTTTTCGAGTTCAAATAAAACGGCAATGGTTAGTGAAGCTGCTTTAAAAACAAATAAACTAGTGAAAAACGGTTTCAAAATATATCCCAACCCGGTAAACGATTTTTTAAAAATTTCATTAAATAAAGGGTCTGAACTTATACAAGTTAACTTTTACAATGCACTAACACAACGTGTATTAAGTGTTAAAAATTTAAGTATTGATGTTAGTAGCTTAAAAAATGGTATTTATTTTGTAGAAGTTGAAACTAACAAAGGCAAATTAATGGAAAGGATTGTTGTTAAATAA
- a CDS encoding right-handed parallel beta-helix repeat-containing protein, with translation MNLPTKPAILIVTLFLFLFTWSCNKEELFIEPSEEVVVEPDDELPEDPDAVDTNLACGFTLNSIDANSTVVINCSLDLEGETITLPENTDVLYEGGEIKNGTLIFSGGTIAGDLLNISLEISGDVSLRNATYGFDPKKWNIVEGKTTKEISLQNRKNINKAIELVNGLGANVFELNKIDAYFNVEANKANRKYSWDRSIRIPSNFHFKMNSETYLRVQPTHFPAYALITTMVTDDAIISGGNLIGDRWEHDYTPINDIAGVNRDEHGYGHLIWVIGSHNTVIDGVNIKDAIGEGIQVHSETIRDPDGSLKPGTRTSENIIIKNCHISECRRNNIAIIDAVGVIIENCEINDTGKGEQAYDANGNKIFSSAGTAPRYGIDLEALRYINDDGTMNEINKIDDVIIRNCSFRGNAAGDIDIYTVTNVLIENNYFDKWVANFAANNAIIRNNTFEARSPDISFAINIQSFVRNNIEFNYNYTITGNKIKGYRDGIKLSGYNQVVKNNIIEDCVTGLQLGMSLSDSEISGNKYISTLDVSYGINPMPNGSINNVIISDEYIEVTNRPLNLRSINNGSALTTNQLTFDNCEFVTSSNNFPLYINNSKNITVKNSKSNTDFEVIDSHNINLTNNSVNQ, from the coding sequence ATGAATTTACCTACAAAGCCCGCAATTTTAATTGTTACGTTATTTTTATTTCTTTTTACATGGTCTTGTAATAAAGAAGAACTATTTATTGAACCATCTGAAGAAGTTGTTGTAGAACCAGATGATGAGTTACCTGAAGATCCAGATGCAGTTGATACAAATTTAGCTTGTGGATTTACACTAAATAGTATTGATGCTAATTCAACAGTCGTTATCAATTGCTCTTTAGATTTAGAAGGAGAAACCATAACCCTACCTGAAAATACAGATGTTTTATATGAAGGTGGTGAGATAAAAAATGGGACATTGATTTTTTCAGGTGGGACTATTGCTGGAGACCTGTTAAATATTTCTTTAGAAATTTCTGGTGACGTTAGTTTAAGAAATGCCACTTATGGTTTTGATCCCAAAAAGTGGAATATTGTTGAAGGAAAAACAACGAAAGAAATTTCATTACAGAATAGAAAAAACATTAATAAGGCCATTGAGCTGGTTAATGGTTTAGGTGCCAATGTTTTTGAACTAAATAAAATTGATGCTTACTTTAATGTAGAAGCAAATAAAGCCAATAGAAAATATAGTTGGGACAGATCAATTAGAATACCGTCGAACTTCCATTTTAAAATGAATTCGGAAACTTATCTTAGAGTTCAGCCTACACATTTTCCAGCATATGCTTTAATAACCACTATGGTTACAGATGATGCAATTATATCTGGAGGTAATTTGATTGGAGATCGCTGGGAGCATGATTACACACCAATTAATGATATTGCAGGAGTTAATCGTGATGAGCATGGTTATGGACACCTCATTTGGGTGATTGGATCCCATAATACGGTCATAGATGGTGTAAATATAAAAGATGCTATTGGTGAGGGCATTCAAGTGCATTCAGAAACCATTAGGGATCCAGACGGCAGTTTAAAACCCGGAACAAGAACAAGTGAGAATATTATAATAAAAAATTGCCATATTTCAGAGTGCAGAAGAAATAATATCGCGATTATTGATGCCGTTGGCGTTATTATTGAGAATTGTGAAATTAATGATACAGGAAAGGGAGAACAAGCTTATGATGCTAACGGCAATAAAATTTTTAGTAGTGCTGGTACAGCACCGCGTTATGGTATAGACTTAGAAGCCTTGAGGTATATTAACGATGATGGAACTATGAATGAAATTAATAAAATTGATGATGTCATAATTAGAAATTGTAGCTTCAGAGGAAATGCAGCTGGAGATATTGATATTTATACCGTAACAAACGTGCTGATAGAAAATAATTATTTTGATAAATGGGTCGCTAATTTTGCAGCTAATAATGCCATAATTAGAAACAACACTTTTGAAGCGCGGTCGCCTGATATTTCGTTTGCTATTAATATCCAGTCATTTGTAAGAAACAATATCGAATTTAATTATAATTATACCATCACAGGAAATAAAATTAAAGGATATAGAGATGGTATAAAGTTATCAGGTTACAATCAAGTTGTAAAAAATAATATAATTGAAGATTGTGTTACTGGATTACAACTTGGCATGTCATTGTCAGACAGCGAAATTTCTGGCAATAAATATATAAGCACACTGGACGTGAGTTATGGGATTAATCCGATGCCAAATGGCTCTATCAATAATGTAATTATTTCAGACGAGTACATTGAAGTTACAAATAGACCACTTAATCTTAGAAGTATTAACAATGGTAGTGCATTAACCACAAATCAATTAACCTTTGACAATTGCGAATTTGTAACTAGTTCAAATAATTTTCCTCTTTATATAAATAATAGTAAAAATATAACAGTTAAAAACAGTAAAAGTAATACAGACTTTGAGGTTATAGATTCGCACAATATCAATCTTACAAATAATAGTGTAAATCAATAG